From a region of the Arvicanthis niloticus isolate mArvNil1 chromosome 6, mArvNil1.pat.X, whole genome shotgun sequence genome:
- the Elp5 gene encoding elongator complex protein 5 isoform X2 — protein sequence MLDSLLAIGGLVLLRDSVEWEGRSLLKALIKKSALRGEQIHVLGCEVSEEEFREGFASDVNSRLVYHDLFRDPLNWSKPGEAVPEGPLKALRSMCKRTDGVSVTIALDSLSWLLWHIPCVTLCQALHALSQRSVDPGDNSPIAQVRVLGLLHEELHGPGPMGALSTLAHTEVTLSGKMDQTSASIFCRRPQQRATYQVDPTTHLTFNLHLSKKEKEARDSLTLPFQFSSEKQQALLHPVPGQTTGRIFYELDAFDDVDQEDPDDDLDV from the exons ATGCTGGACTCCTTGTTGGCCATCGGTGGTTTGGTGCTTCTTCGAG ATTCCGTGGAGTGGGAGGGGCGTAGTCTCCTGAAGGCTCTTATCAAGAAATCTGCACTTCG TGGAGAGCAAATCCACGTTCTGGGCTGTGAAGTGAGTGAAGAAGAATTTCGCGAAGGTTTTGCCTCTGATGTCAACAGCCG cctggTTTACCATGACCTCTTCAGAGACCCTCTTAACTGGTCAAAACCTGGGGAAGCTGTCCCTGAAGGACCTCTAAAAGCCTTGAGATCCATGTGTAAAAGGACAGATGGTGTCTCAGTCACCATTGCCCTTGACTCTCTCAGCTGGCTGCTGTGGCACATTCCCTGTGTTACACTCTGTCAAGCCCTACATGCTCTGAGCCAGCGGAGTGTAGACCCAG GTGATAACTCCCCAATAGCGCAGGTACGTGTCCTGGGCCTCCTACATGAAGAGCTTCATGGTCCTGGCCCCATGGGAGCATTGAGCACCCTTGCTCACACAGAGGTGACTCTGAGTGGTAAAATGGACCAGACTTCAGCCTCCATTTTCTGTCGAAGGCCCCAACAACGTGCAACTTACCag GTGGATCCTACCACTCATTTGACCTTTAACCTTCACCTAtccaagaaggaaaaagaagccaGAGACAGCCTCACTCTGCCTTTCCAGTTCAGCTCTGAAAA aCAGCAAGCTCTGCTGCATCCAGTGCCAGGGCAGACCACTGGCCGCATCTTCTATGAGCTAGATGCTTTTGATGATGTGGACCAAGAAGACCCAGATGATGACCTAGATGTTTGA
- the Elp5 gene encoding elongator complex protein 5 isoform X1, translating into MLDSLLAIGGLVLLRDSVEWEGRSLLKALIKKSALRGEQIHVLGCEVSEEEFREGFASDVNSRLVYHDLFRDPLNWSKPGEAVPEGPLKALRSMCKRTDGVSVTIALDSLSWLLWHIPCVTLCQALHALSQRSVDPGDNSPIAQVRVLGLLHEELHGPGPMGALSTLAHTEVTLSGKMDQTSASIFCRRPQQRATYQTWWFSILPDFSLDLHEGLPRHSELHPVPHTTQVDPTTHLTFNLHLSKKEKEARDSLTLPFQFSSEKQQALLHPVPGQTTGRIFYELDAFDDVDQEDPDDDLDV; encoded by the exons ATGCTGGACTCCTTGTTGGCCATCGGTGGTTTGGTGCTTCTTCGAG ATTCCGTGGAGTGGGAGGGGCGTAGTCTCCTGAAGGCTCTTATCAAGAAATCTGCACTTCG TGGAGAGCAAATCCACGTTCTGGGCTGTGAAGTGAGTGAAGAAGAATTTCGCGAAGGTTTTGCCTCTGATGTCAACAGCCG cctggTTTACCATGACCTCTTCAGAGACCCTCTTAACTGGTCAAAACCTGGGGAAGCTGTCCCTGAAGGACCTCTAAAAGCCTTGAGATCCATGTGTAAAAGGACAGATGGTGTCTCAGTCACCATTGCCCTTGACTCTCTCAGCTGGCTGCTGTGGCACATTCCCTGTGTTACACTCTGTCAAGCCCTACATGCTCTGAGCCAGCGGAGTGTAGACCCAG GTGATAACTCCCCAATAGCGCAGGTACGTGTCCTGGGCCTCCTACATGAAGAGCTTCATGGTCCTGGCCCCATGGGAGCATTGAGCACCCTTGCTCACACAGAGGTGACTCTGAGTGGTAAAATGGACCAGACTTCAGCCTCCATTTTCTGTCGAAGGCCCCAACAACGTGCAACTTACCag aCTTGGTGGTTCTCCATTCTTCCTGATTTCAGTCTAGATCTCCATGAAGGGCTTCCTCGCCATTCTGAGCTACACCCAGTTCCTCACACAACCCAG GTGGATCCTACCACTCATTTGACCTTTAACCTTCACCTAtccaagaaggaaaaagaagccaGAGACAGCCTCACTCTGCCTTTCCAGTTCAGCTCTGAAAA aCAGCAAGCTCTGCTGCATCCAGTGCCAGGGCAGACCACTGGCCGCATCTTCTATGAGCTAGATGCTTTTGATGATGTGGACCAAGAAGACCCAGATGATGACCTAGATGTTTGA
- the Elp5 gene encoding elongator complex protein 5 isoform X3, producing MSTAGDNSPIAQVRVLGLLHEELHGPGPMGALSTLAHTEVTLSGKMDQTSASIFCRRPQQRATYQTWWFSILPDFSLDLHEGLPRHSELHPVPHTTQVDPTTHLTFNLHLSKKEKEARDSLTLPFQFSSEKQQALLHPVPGQTTGRIFYELDAFDDVDQEDPDDDLDV from the exons ATGTCAACAGCCG GTGATAACTCCCCAATAGCGCAGGTACGTGTCCTGGGCCTCCTACATGAAGAGCTTCATGGTCCTGGCCCCATGGGAGCATTGAGCACCCTTGCTCACACAGAGGTGACTCTGAGTGGTAAAATGGACCAGACTTCAGCCTCCATTTTCTGTCGAAGGCCCCAACAACGTGCAACTTACCag aCTTGGTGGTTCTCCATTCTTCCTGATTTCAGTCTAGATCTCCATGAAGGGCTTCCTCGCCATTCTGAGCTACACCCAGTTCCTCACACAACCCAG GTGGATCCTACCACTCATTTGACCTTTAACCTTCACCTAtccaagaaggaaaaagaagccaGAGACAGCCTCACTCTGCCTTTCCAGTTCAGCTCTGAAAA aCAGCAAGCTCTGCTGCATCCAGTGCCAGGGCAGACCACTGGCCGCATCTTCTATGAGCTAGATGCTTTTGATGATGTGGACCAAGAAGACCCAGATGATGACCTAGATGTTTGA
- the Cldn7 gene encoding claudin-7, translating into MANSGLQLLGFSMAMLGWVGLIASTAIPQWQMSSYAGDNIITAQAMYKGLWMECVTQSTGMMSCKMYDSVLALPAALQATRALMVVSLVLGFLAMFVATMGMKCTSCGGDDKAKKARIAMTGGIVFIVAGLAALVACSWIGHQIVTDFYNPLTPMNVKYEFGPAIFIGWAGSALVLLGGALLSCSCPGSESKAAYRAPRSYPKSNSSKEYV; encoded by the exons ATGGCCAACTCGGGCCTGCAACTGCTGGGCTTTTCAATGGCCATGCTTGGATGGGTGGGCCTGATAGCGAGCACTGCCATCCCTCAGTGGCAGATGAGCTCCTATGCGGGCGACAACATCATCACAGCCCAGGCCATGTACAAGGGGCTCTGGATGGAGTGCGTCACGCAGAGCACCGGCATGATGAGCTGCAAAATGTACGACTCGGTGCTCGCCCTGCCAG cgGCCCTGCAGGCCACTCGAGCCTTAATGGTGGTGTCTCTGGTTTTGGGCTTCCTGGCCATGTTTGTTGCCACGATGGGCATGAAGTGCACAAGCTGTGGGGGAGATGACAAAGCGAAGAAGGCCCGCATAGCTATGACTGGAGGCATTGTTTTCATCGTGGCAG gtCTTGCTGCCTTGGTAGCATGCTCCTGGATTGGTCATCAGATTGTCACAGACTTTTATAACCCCTTGACACCCATGAATGTTAA GTACGAGTTTGGTCCTGCCATCTTTATCGGCTGGGCAGGGTCTGCTCTTGTCCTTCTGGGAGGTGCCCTGCTCTCTTGCTCCTGTCCCGGCAGTGAAAGCAAAGCTGCATACCGTGCACCCCGCTCCTACCCCAAGTCCAATTCCTCCAAGGAATACGTGTGA